In the Daphnia pulicaria isolate SC F1-1A chromosome 2, SC_F0-13Bv2, whole genome shotgun sequence genome, one interval contains:
- the LOC124327498 gene encoding AT-rich interactive domain-containing protein 1A-like isoform X2, producing the protein MASTQAEVEAPRNGPEMKDLDGPNTNGVDAQREMETNSSNGPTSTPVSNNGSHDMNESSKLQSGGGYYKPPVGYPVDSPAAGYENAQSGFGYPPHSYIHQQQQQGDLQQQGSYPYPQYPGSNLVRNVSSPVLATKPVAYMNSMPRPGVGPVPSYPPVHHGSGAAGGQGYPPSRYSTPTLNQLLQPGSGGPVQRYSYGDYPQQQPPPPPNSHPAAGWPMQQQQPRNFAPGFKPPPNSMQQGGGGGYPSYGPGAPIGHGIQQQRYAVTPSGGGPVQQVRRWPPPSQQEPIKGSGPGSGETSAEASNSATAATASSIQRNSSSPSTSTPTVPTTSTSTAAVSSSSTPTTSSSTAVASPAVGRPPPAPSPASRSMSPALGPPNSNNNNNSHVSPSPGSQSDNNNSGPARMSHSPMAAQGAYQQPMPPPPHVGMPSYKMGGSPYQQPQQQQQQQPMHHPQQQQPSGQPQQPQYLPNPMYMQHPRPPMGPGGPSPYGPTPVSYGPQHQQPPPPPQQPGAGMPPNSNTSQNPMPPASPGPNRSMTPHMGPPTPYPGYPPGGPNMNQYGQQQQQQQQQNWGPANTMPGGPPGSPMPVHGGKGAPPPSGPPTSGPRPPGPSHTPPHYMKQHLQHHLQQQQQQKMYGMASSPGPAPGPAPLQGPPQPPSLPQSQQPPTQQQQQQHMGPYPPPPSMNNASSMTGHPPSAASPVTNLVTTGPDGVAGLDEASQQSTLSNTSAASGDDVSAPSTPRSRKETSSMPMTPSAHHPPFSQQPPHQMLSHPPTPQSTVPSPGPASLSSQHEDYNDVHSPGPGVGNWSVSTRPTPSSPKTSHVSDALARMYDFDDHPDRRKFLDQLLRFMEEKGSPITACPTISKNPLDLFRLYLLVRDRGGFVEVTKNKVWKDIAQTLGIGASSSAAYTLRKHYTKSLFPWECKFDRGGVDPQPILNQVEATTKKKPAPKISVPSPAGSSNSQDSFPSSGVPPIPSMDGYPNAHYPGYPPPHAGENIAASNPFDDQQHYGGRGGGGHPGYPPHQQPPPPSAQQQQQHQQQQQQQQQQQQQQQQQQQQPPSMYNTMAGRPGGYPGHPGHPNHPNHPGNHPNQGGYHHPYQNEYPNPNNQQYPPYATPPNRTMYSAPYPEPYNPQAPPSGQAPPPGPGPGPSPSDPYGRFMPPNHAPGAATASGPYPPRPPVPPTASTNVSTPTSTPSPSPATIATSTSTGSQSVPPSPLAQSMQPQQQPLVQQQQQSQPPQTQQPGNTSAGPSPAPSPAPNAGTPGYPEQTDPYQRSGLRQLLASSTLLAPPSSDRQPGYPGGTTPSNLGPPAGQPYPGLIRPGTPGPTPSGMPPRQSTPTPTGLNPPVGGVSGAVVGPNPNAPPTPGAPIQQQPGPGPYPPYGPPGQAPNQPRQPSFDPYGSYRSPYGLAGSGDLTSSGGGGGTGGVMGFSSNLATGWRNNTPFVNQYPQQGNSPGPVQTVGAPWVPPTGTPQPRNPAWDQAQRYPGPIPATPATTINGTSHQQGPPTPVVVPPHPMAQQQPQQQAQQQTQPQPPQPQPWSGPQTMVNNRQPFMGPRPPYTSLRAPDGKPYPMPPIPGKGPMTGPPGAVNYPQGMPPGPPANMPIFPAKRESFFPPDSVEAVVPVMAKRRRLCRADMVPVDAWRVYLALKSGLLAESTWAIDVLNVLLYDDSSVHYFSLAYMPGLTEVLLEHFRRCLSQIFTILEDMEIGFDRIEEFKSKLKQRSIKPADSCQSVGETATEEDEDAWWNWPKRKAEPDGLDVADLGAVKSCDLAGERVRYLDGPDWSMNTRRGEKVGVVSRDKELFVVDVKKEWDVHDGLESGMDQWQIGGGDTTQHIVSHFTAELGIVPFVRVLKKVDKKAAEQAAKEAETNEMDCQVELTGEKEAPAQEPSNATPNVSSAPTKNCLMSKPSRSLADVLKRIKKEDVAVDQEMIAEPPQPEVTNEAVKLVGPSESRLDETEIKKESTTEPIAERPVVKLPARQPESSSTVMVLPSGNRLVIRDPHGTLKRRKMDEYEDECYTRDESSLYLVDDSQDALARRALALSNIFRSLSFVPSNETELAKNSTLLVIVGKILLLHHDHPLRSSHQKNYDREEDVDFASVDSLGASGSASSKCETDWWWDTLLALRENVLVLMSNIAGQLDLSIYSEEIVRPVIDGLLHWAICPSAQSQDPFSSFGPHSTSLLSPQRLSLETLSKLMVMDCNMDLILATPPFLRLEKLVHFLTRSLCRTEDQVLREFAVNLLYYLSAADSGMARLIALHNNSLALLVSFVEQAEANALAVASQHGIQALRENPESMGTSLDMLRRAASTVFHISRHPESRPLLAKLEQRLLALVMSQIMDQSVAALLSKSLYLCNSDDE; encoded by the exons ATGGCCAGCACCCAAGCTGAAGTGGAAGCTCCCAGAAATGGGCCCGAGATGAAGGATCTGGATGGACCCAACACCAACGGGGTGGATGCTCAGAGGGAGATGGAGACAAACAGTTCCAACGGGCCAACTTCCACCCCTGTCAGCAACAATGGCTCTCATGACATGAACGAAAGTAGCAAATTGCAATCAGGCGGGGGTTATTACAAACCTCCTGTAGGATATCCTGTGGACTCCCCCGCTGCTGGCTATGAAAATGCCCAATCTGGATTTGGATATCCACCTCACAGCTACATtcatcaacaacagcagcagggtGATTTGCAGCAGCAGGGCAGCTACCCGTACCCTCAGTATCCAGGCAGCAACCTGGTTCGAAATGTGTCCAGTCCTGTGCTAGCCACAAAACCAGTGGCTTATATGAATTCCATGCCCAGGCCTGGTGTTGGTCCTGTGCCGAGTTATCCTCCAGTTCATCATGGTAGTGGTGCTGCTGGTGGACAGGGTTATCCACCCTCAAGATATTCAACACCAACATTAAACCAACTTCTTCAGCCTGGATCAGGAGGGCCAGTGCAACGATATTCTTATGGAGACTATCCTCAACagcagccaccaccaccaccaaattCGCATCCAGCTGCTGGCTGGcctatgcagcagcagcagcccaggaATTTTGCTCCTGGATTCAAGCCTCCACCAAATTCGATGCAGCAG GGTGGAGGCGGAGGATATCCCTCGTACGGACCTGGTGCTCCCATAGGACACGGAATCCAGCAGCAACGATACGCCGTGACGCCAAGTGGAGGAGGACCAGTCCAGCAGGTAAGAAGATGG CCGCCGCCATCGCAACAGGAACCCATCAAGGGCAGTGGCCCAGGATCTGGGGAGACATCTGCCGAAGCGAGTAACAGCGCGACCGCTGCTACTGCATCCAGCATCCAACGGAATAGCAGCAGCCCGTCCACTTCGACTCCAACAGTCCCGACAACTTCCACGTCAACAGCCgccgtcagcagcagcagtacgcCAACGACGAGCTCATCAACGGCCGTCGCTTCGCCGGCTGTTGGAAGGCCTCCACCGGCCCCTTCACCAGCCAGTCGGTCCATGTCCCCGGCCCttg GACCGCCGAAtagtaacaataataataacagccACGTTTCGCCCAGTCCGGGTAGCCAATCGGACAATAATAATAGCGGACCAGCGCGTATGAGTCATTCTCCCATGGCAGCCcaag GAGCGTATCAGCAGCCGATGCCACCTCCGCCGCATGTTGGCATGCCGTCGTACAAGATGGGTGGCTCTCCGTACCAACAgccgcaacaacagcagcaacagcagccgaTGCATcatccacagcagcagcagccgagtgGCCAGCCGCAACAACCACAGTACCTGCCCAATCCAATGTACATGCAACATCCGAGGCCACCCATGGGACCAGGAGGCCCAAGTCCATATGGTCCAACTCCGGTATCTTATGGGCCGCAGCATCAGCAACCTCCTCCCCCACCGCAACAGCCTGGTGCTGGAATGCCACCCAATAGCAACACCAGCCAAAATCCCATGCCACCCGCTAGCCCGGGTCCCAACCGATCGATGACCCCGCACATGGGACCCCCAACACCCTACCCGGGATACCCACCAG GCGGTCCCAACATGAACCAGTAcggacagcaacaacaacaacaacaacaacaaaactggGGACCGGCCAATACGATGCCTGGAGGACCTCCCGGTAGCCCAATGCCTGTGCATGGAGGCAAGGGCGCGCCGCCACCTTCCGGTCCACCTACTTCTGGGCCCCGGCCTCCTGGCCCGTCTCATACTCCGCCCCACTACATGAAGCAGCACTTGCAACATCatttgcaacaacaacaacaacagaaaatgtATGGCATGGCTTCGTCGCCCGGTCCAGCGCCCGGTCCTGCGCCACTTCAAGGGCCGCCGCAACCGCCTTCTCTTCCGCAATCGCAACAACCGCCaacgcaacagcagcagcagcagcacatggGGCCTTATCCTCCACCACCTAGCATGAACAATGCTAGCAGCATGACTG GTCATCCTCCGTCAGCAGCTTCTCCTGTTACCAATTTGGTGACGACAGGACCGGACGGTGTGGCTGGACTGGACGAAGCCTCTCAGCAATCAACGCTGTCCAACACGTCGGCGGCCTCTGGTGACGACGTTTCGGCCCCTTCGACTCCACGTTCGCGCAAAGAAACCAGCTCGATGCCAATGACCCCGTCCGCCCATCATCCGCCCTTTTCTCAGCAGCCGCCGCACCAAATGCTCAGTCACCCACCAACGCCGCAGAGCACCGTTCCCAGCCCGGGACCGGCCTCCTTATCTTCCCAGCACGAAGATTACAATGACGTACATAGTCCGGGTCCAGGTGTCGGTAACTGGAGTGTCTCTACGCGACCTACACCATCTTCTCCG aAAACGTCGCATGTTAGTGACGCGCTTGCGCGGATGTATGACTTTGATGATCATCCTGATCGAAGGAAGTTCCTCGATCAGTTGCTGCGTTTCATGGAAGAGAAGGGCAGTCCCATTACGGCCTGCCCGACTATATCCAAGAATCCGTTGGACCTCTTCCGTTTGTACCTGCTGGTTCGGGACCGTGGAGGTTTCGTGGAAGTGACAAAGAACAAAGTATGGAAAGACATCGCTCAGACGCTGGGAATCGGTGCTTCTTCCAGCGCCGCCTATACGCTACGCAAACACTACACCAAAAGCCTCTTCCCTTGGGAGTGCAAATTTGACCGAGGAGGCGTCGATCCACAGCCCATACTCAATCAG GTGGAAGccacaaccaaaaagaaaccGGCTCCTAAAATAAGTGTGCCCTCGCCGGCTGGATCATCCAACAGTCAGGATTCGTTCCCGTCTTCTGGAGTGCCGCCTATCCCGTCTATGGATGGCTACCCCAATGCACACTATCCTGGTTATCCTCCGCCTCATGCTGGAGAAAACATTGCCGCAAGCAATCCATTTGATGATCAACAACACTATGGTGGCAGAGGCGGCGGTGGACATCCCGGCTATCCGCCACACCAACAGCCTCCTCCCCCGTCTgctcagcagcaacaacaacatcaacaacagcaacaacagcagcagcaacaacaacagcagcaacagcaacagcaacagcaacctcCTTCAATGTACAATACAATGGCTGGTAGACCTGGAGGATATCCTGGCCATCCGGGTCATCCCAATCATCCTAATCACCCTGGCAATCATCCAAACCAGGGAGGATATCATCATCCGTACCAAAACGAGTACCCAAACCCAAACAACCAGCAGTATCCTCCGTACGCGACTCCTCCAAATCGAACAATGTATTCAGCGCCCTACCCGGAACCTTACAACCCTCAAGCGCCACCGAGTGGACAAGCTCCCCCTCCTGGGCCAGGCCCTGGGCCATCACCTTCGGATCCTTACGGCCGATTTATGCCTCCTAATCACGCTCCAGGAGCTGCAACAGCATCGGGGCCTTACCCTCCACGACCGCCTGTGCCTCCTACGGCGTCAACTAATGTGTCGACACCCACGTCGACACCGAGTCCAAGTCCGGCGACGATAGCCACTTCGACTTCTACGGGGTCACAATCCGTACCCCCGTCACCCCTCGCACAATCCATgcagccacaacaacaaccgctcgttcaacagcaacaacaatcacAGCCTCCTCAGACGCAACAGCCGGGTAATACCAGTGCTGGACCCAGTCCAGCTCCCAGTCCGGCACCCAATGCGGGAACACCTGGTTATCCAGAACAAACTGATCCGTACCAG CGGAGTGGATTGCGCCAATTGTTGGCCTCGTCGACCTTGTTGGCTCCGCCTTCTTCTGATAGACAGCCT ggtTATCCGGGTGGAACCACACCATCCAATTTGGGTCCACCTGCTGGTCAGCCTTATCCAGGACTCATTCGACCGGGGACTCCTGGGCCGACTCCTTCAGGTATGCCACCTCGCCAGTCGACACCCACTCCGACCGGTCTGAATCCACCGGTTGGCGGAGTAAGTGGCGCAGTAGTTGGACCTAATCCCAATGCTCCTCCTACGCCCGGCGCCCCGATTCAGCAACAACCAGGACCAGGGCCTTATCCACCTTACGGCCCTCCTGGTCAGGCGCCCAACCAACCACGGCAACCTTCATTCG ATCCTTACGGATCTTACCGGTCACCTTATGGTTTGGCCGGTTCCGGTGATCTTACCtcaagtggtggtggtggtggaacgGGTGGAGTCATGGGTTTTAGTAGCAATCTTGCAACAG GCTGGAGGAATAACACGCCGTTCGTAAACCAATACCCACAGCAGGGCAATAGTCCTGGCCCGGTTCAGACAGTCGGAGCTCCTTGGGTGCCACCAACTGGAACTCCCCAACCTCGAAATCCGGCTTGGGATCAAGCTCAAAGATACCCTGGTCCTATACCAGCCACTCCAGCTACCACTATCAATGGAACAAGCCATCAGCAAGGGCCGCCAACGCCAGTTGTGGTCCCTCCACATCCGATggcgcaacaacaaccacaacaacaggcGCAGCAGCAGACTCAGCCTCAACCTCCGCAACCACAACCGTGGTCTGGACCGCAGACGATGGTCAACAATAGGCAGCCATTTATGGGACCTCGACCGCCCTACACGTCGCTTCGTGCCCCAGATGGGAAACCGTATCCCATGCCGCCTATTCCAGGAAAAGGACCGATGACGGGTCCACCTGGAGCGGTCAATTATCCACAAGGCATGCCGCCCGGTCCGCCGGCCAACATGCCAATCTTTCCGGCGAAACGCGAGTCGTTTTTCCCTCCAGATTCCGTCGAAGCTGTGGTGCCCGTAATGGCTAAACGTCGTCGCCTTTGTCGCGCTGATATGGTTCCAGTCGATGCATGGAGAGTTTACCTGGCCCTGAAATCCGGTCTGTTGGCTGAATCTACCTGGGCCATTGATGTGTTGAACGTGTTGCTGTACGACGACTCCAGCGTCCATTACTTTAGCCTGGCCTACATGCCTGGTCTGACGGAAGTTCTCCTGGAACATTTCCGTCGCTGTCTGTCGCAGATCTTTACCATCCTGGAAGACATGGAAATTGGTTTCGACCGGATTGAAGAGTTCAAGAGCAAATTGAAGCAAAGATCCATTAAACCAGCCGATAGTTGCCAGTCGGTCGGCGAAACAGCCACCGAAGAGGACGAAGACGCCTGGTGGAATTGGCCCAAACGGAAAGCAGAGCCTGACGGCCTGGACGTTGCTGATTTGGGGGCTGTCAAGTCCTGCGATTTGGCTGGAGAACGAGTCCGTTACCTCGACGGGCCTGATTGGTCAATGAACACGCGACGAGGCGAGAAAGTTGGCGTCGTCTCGAGAGACAAGGAACTGTTCGTCGTAGACGTCAAGAAAGAATGGGACGTCCATGATGGACTTGAAAGTGGCATGGACCAATGGCAGATCGGTGGCGGCGATACCACTCAACATATTGTCTCGCACTTTACGGCGGAATTGGGCATCGTCCCCTTTGTTCGTGTTCTCAAGAAAGTGGACAAGAAAGCGGCCGAGCAGGCCGCCAAAGAGGCGGAAACGAACGAAATGGACTGCCAGGTGGAACTGACCGGCGAGAAAGAGGCGCCAGCGCAAGAGCCGTCAAATGCAACACCAAATGTATCATCGGCCCCGACTAAAAACTGTCTGATGAGTAAGCCCAGTCGCAGTTTGGCTGATGTTCTCAAGAGAATCAAGAAGGAAGACGTTGCCGTGGACCAAGAGATGATTGCAGAGCCGCCGCAGCCGGAAGTGACTAACGAAGCAGTCAAACTTGTTGGCCCATCCGAAAGTCGATTGGACGAGACCGAGATCAAGAAAGAATCGACCACGGAACCGATTGCGGAACGACCGGTTGTGAAACTGCCTGCCCGGCAGCCCGAGTCTTCGTCGACGGTAATGGTCCTTCCAAGTGGGAACCGTCTCGTAATCCGCGATCCCCACGGGACGTTAAAGCGGCGTAAAATGGATGAATATGAAGACGAGTGTTACACGCGTGATGAGAGCAGTCTCTATTTAGTAGACGATAGCCAAGACGCGCTGGCCAGACGTGCCCTGGCCCTATCCAATATATTCCGGAGCCTGAGCTTTGTGCCAAGTAACGAGACGGAGCTGGCCAAGAATTCGACACTGCTGGTCATTGTTGGCAAAATCCTCTTGCTACACCACGACCATCCGCTGCGGTCTTCCCACCAGAAGAATTACGATCGAGAAGAGGATGTGGACTTTGCTTCAGTCGACTCGTTGGGCGCCAGCGGTTCGGCTTCCAGCAAATGCGAAACGGACTGGTGGTGGGACACGTTGCTGGCCCTGCGCGAAAACGTCCTCGTACTCATGTCCAACATTGCCGGTCAACTGGATTTGTCCATCTATTCCGAAGAGATCGTTCGGCCAGTGATTGACGGTCTACTCCATTGGGCCATCTGCCCGTCTGCTCAGTCACAAGATCCTTTCAGTTCATTTGGTCCTCACTCGACGTCGTTGTTGTCTCCACAGCGGCTCAGTTTGGAAACCTTGAGTAAATTGATGGTGATGGACTGCAACATGGACTTGATCCTGGCCACTCCGCCGTTTTTGCGACTGGAGAAGTTGGTCCACTTCCTGACGCGGTCTCTCTGCCGCACTGAGGACCAGGTGCTTCGAGAATTTGCCGTGAACTTGCTTTACTACTTATCGGCTGCCGATTCCGGCATGGCCCGGCTCATCGCCCTGCACAACAACAGTCTGGCCTTGTTGGTGTCGTTCGTCGAACAGGCCGAGGCTAATGCGCTGGCTGTGGCCAGCCAGCACGGCATCCAAGCGCTGCGCGAGAATCCAGAGTCGATGGGCACCAGCCTGGACATGTTGCGCCGAGCGGCGTCCACCGTGTTCCACATCTCCCGGCACCCCGAGTCTCGCCCGTTGCTGGCCAAACTCGAGCAACGGCTATTGGCTTTAGTGATGTCGCAAATCATGGACCAGAGTGTAGCCGCTCTCCTCTCCAAAAGTCTCTACCTCTGCAACAGTGATGACGAATGA